TATAACCTTTTATCTTTCCTGCAATCACGAAAATCCAGACTGACACTGAAGGGTTAAAGTAGAGTGGTTTTTTAGTCAAACTGTTGAATAAAAACACTATATGATCTATTGCTCGCCCTGTGCGAAAGTCTGAGTCTGGTATGAAAGTCCTGATTCTTGAGTTGCAGATAGTGGTTTGATTGAGTGAGGAGGCTGGCTCCTTCAGTCGAGCATACTATTTTGCTCATATTTAAAAAAAGTGCAAACCACTTTTTGAAGAATGAACCAGCGCCAGGCAAAGCCAATGGTTACACTGGTTTCGCTGAAGGTAATTAAATTAAAATTTCGAATTGAATTAAACTTTTGTGGGAATATGAATTGAAGGGGAAAACAATCGCTGGGCAGCGACCGCCAAACCAAGCACAAACCAGAGGATGAGCGTTACTTCGCCATCGCCCAGATTAAAGTGGACGATTGAACTGGCGGCAAATCCAGTCAGCCCACCCAGGACTCCGAGGAGAACGCCGTAACTGCAGACTTGCTCCAGCGAATTGTGATTGATTGAAAGCGGCTCCGTAACGGGTTTCCAAAGGGCCAGCCAAAATAACCAAACCATCCATCCATAGGCAATCAGCGCCGGAAGCCCCCACCACACTGCAATTTGCAGGTACGAGCTATGAAAATGACCGGGCGGAAGCTGGCCCTTACCCCAGAGCCCCCATTCGCGGCCATGAACCTTGTCGCTGTCTTTGCCGATGCCCAGAAACGGGTGTTGTTCGACGAGGTGAACGCCTTCCTGCCAGACCACCAGCCGCCAGTACAAACTGCCTTCGCTGGTATCAGTCAGGGCCATGCTGCGTTGTTTGTACGCCAGGGCGACGCCCGCACAACTGACAATCAACGCCAGTCCCAACAAAGCGACACCCGTTCGAGTTTGAATTTTTCCGGTCTTCCAAAGTGCGATCAGCATAACGCCGATTGAAAGCCCCAGACTGGCCAGCGATGCGCGGGTATTGGTACAAAACAACGCTCCAAGGGTAAGGAGCACCGCGACACTGATGAGCAGGTGCAACTGCTTTGGTGTCAGTTGTTTGAAGAGCCAAAGATCGGTTGGTGCCACCTGGAGTTGATCGCGTTTCCAGAAGCTCAACCAGAGGCCGATCCCAAGCGAAGCCAGGATTTGCAGTACTTCAGCATAGGTGGCGTAGTGGTTATAAAATCCGCTGGCGCGAAAATCACGCGCCAGCGAACCTTCCGCTCCAAGTCGCTCGACGCCTTGAGGGAGTCTTTTGGCGTCAGCTTCTTTGATTCGCAGCTTGGCCAGCTTTTTTTCACTGGTTTTGGTGATGGCGCCCCGGCGAATCTGGGTGTCAAGAGGTTGTTCGCCCCGTCGAAAGTGAAGTTTGATGAATGAATCAGTGAGGCCGGCATCGGCAAGTTGGGAGAGTGTTTCAAGGCTGCGAATGGACTGGCCATCGGCTTTCAGGATAACGTCTCCGGGTTGGAGTCCGGCACGCAGCAGCGGGCTGCGTTTGGAAAGAGTTGTCACCCGTACTCCAACTCCAGCCGCCCGCTGTCCAAGAGTAAACAGCGTGTTGACCTGACACGAAAGAAGCAGCGTCAACGCCAAAATGACCACCCAGCGCAGATTTTGAACGCGGCTCGAAACCAGATAAATTGCGCCGAGCAAGGCCACGCTTTTCATGCCTCTTAGACTGAGGCGAGGCTCATATGAAAAAGCCGAAGATAACAGACAGAACCCAAAAAAGAGCAGGAGCGGCCAATCCGCCGGCGTTGGAATCAATCCCCATCGCCGACTGGTTGCGCATTGTGCCAGCCAGAACAACACAGCGAGGACAAAGCTGGTTTGCGAGGCTGCAATTGAATGGGGAGCCGTCAATGCGCACAGGAACAACGCCCACCGGGAGGTGGCTTCAAACCGGTTGGCCCAGAGTGAGGGAGATGGCGATTCAACCGGTGATGGAGGGAGGGATGAAACCATGGAGCAACAGGGCGGAGAAAAAGGCTTTTGTTCGGACGCAACAAAATCTCACCACAGAGGACACAGAGGAACACAGAGCTGTCTTCAAATTCCTCTATGTCCTCTGTGTCCTCTGTGGTTTAAAAATCAGGCTGTGATCTTCTCAATGACCTGGCGGACACGATCCACGGCCCGCTGGATGTTTTCAAGCGAATTGGCGTAGGAAATCCGGACATATCCCGGAGCCCCAAATGCCGAGCCCGGTGTCATTACGACGTGGGCTTCGTTCAAGAGCAGGTCGGTAAATTCAGAGTCTGTTTTGAGTGAACTTTGCTCCAGCACTCCTTTAATAGAAGGGAAGGCATAAAAGGCGCCTTCGGGCATCCGGCAGGAAACGCCTTTGAGTTCATTCAAGGCTGGAACCAGCCAGTCGCGCCGTTTCTGGTATTCGGCCATCATTTCGGCAATTGAGGACTGGTCGCCTTCGGCGGCTTCAATGGCGCCCCACTGGGCAAAGGTGGTTGGGTTTGAGGTCGAGTGGCTCTGGACAGTCGCCATATCCGTCACCCAATCTTTATTGGCCAGGGCATAGCCAATTCGCCAACCGGTCATGGCATAGGTTTTTGAAAAAGAGCCGGAAACCATGACCCGTTCGCGAAGTTCAGCCGGTAAACTAGCAGCTGAAAAGGGCTTATGCGGCGGGTAGGTAAACTGGTAATAACATTCGTCGGAAATCATCCAGAGTCCGCGTTCGGCCACCAGTTCGGCAATTTTGCGGAACTCCTCGGTTTCGATAATTCGGCCCGATGGATTGCTTGGTGAGTTGACGATAATCAGCCTTGTCCGTGGAGTAATCGCATTTTTGACCATCTTGGCGGTGAGTTGAAACCCATTGTCTTCGGTATCAATGTAAACCGACGTGCCGCCGCAAAAGGTCACAATCTCAGGAAAGGTGACCCAATACGGGGTTGGGATAATGACTTCGTCACCTGGATTGATCAGCGTGGTGATGGCATTAAAGAGCGTTTGTTTGCCGCCAGCCGAAAC
This genomic interval from Acidobacteriota bacterium contains the following:
- a CDS encoding O-antigen ligase family protein; this encodes MVSSLPPSPVESPSPSLWANRFEATSRWALFLCALTAPHSIAASQTSFVLAVLFWLAQCATSRRWGLIPTPADWPLLLFFGFCLLSSAFSYEPRLSLRGMKSVALLGAIYLVSSRVQNLRWVVILALTLLLSCQVNTLFTLGQRAAGVGVRVTTLSKRSPLLRAGLQPGDVILKADGQSIRSLETLSQLADAGLTDSFIKLHFRRGEQPLDTQIRRGAITKTSEKKLAKLRIKEADAKRLPQGVERLGAEGSLARDFRASGFYNHYATYAEVLQILASLGIGLWLSFWKRDQLQVAPTDLWLFKQLTPKQLHLLISVAVLLTLGALFCTNTRASLASLGLSIGVMLIALWKTGKIQTRTGVALLGLALIVSCAGVALAYKQRSMALTDTSEGSLYWRLVVWQEGVHLVEQHPFLGIGKDSDKVHGREWGLWGKGQLPPGHFHSSYLQIAVWWGLPALIAYGWMVWLFWLALWKPVTEPLSINHNSLEQVCSYGVLLGVLGGLTGFAASSIVHFNLGDGEVTLILWFVLGLAVAAQRLFSPSIHIPTKV
- a CDS encoding pyridoxal phosphate-dependent aminotransferase gives rise to the protein MSVVFPRAERLIAMQPSSTMAATQAAARLRAAGHDVIDLGAGEPDFTTPANIRDAAKRALDSGKTKYTPASGTAELKNAVLHYIERETGTRFEPSQIIVSAGGKQTLFNAITTLINPGDEVIIPTPYWVTFPEIVTFCGGTSVYIDTEDNGFQLTAKMVKNAITPRTRLIIVNSPSNPSGRIIETEEFRKIAELVAERGLWMISDECYYQFTYPPHKPFSAASLPAELRERVMVSGSFSKTYAMTGWRIGYALANKDWVTDMATVQSHSTSNPTTFAQWGAIEAAEGDQSSIAEMMAEYQKRRDWLVPALNELKGVSCRMPEGAFYAFPSIKGVLEQSSLKTDSEFTDLLLNEAHVVMTPGSAFGAPGYVRISYANSLENIQRAVDRVRQVIEKITA